One segment of Erigeron canadensis isolate Cc75 chromosome 2, C_canadensis_v1, whole genome shotgun sequence DNA contains the following:
- the LOC122588917 gene encoding probable pectin methyltransferase QUA2 — protein sequence MSRPLHRGVLGGGRLSGNIQDYLEDSQMKIKTDKEEFDKNLKASSDQVSLSLRNPFQFLFSANTPSKQDALENGFGVSDPFTSTTLRNRHILTLLILKFSLVVIVILGLTMSLLWTISLTNGSKGHIVRGYRRLQEQLVSDLWDIGELSLGATRFKESDFCSPQYENFVPCFNISENLEAGLTEGKEFDRRCGPMSKQNCLILAPPKYKIPHRWPTGRDVIWIDNVKITAQEVLSSGSLTKRMMMLDEDQISFSFASSMVDDNIEDYSHQIAEMIGLRNESYLVQAGVRTVLDIGCGYGSLGAHLFPKQLLTMCIANYEASGSQVEIALERGLPAIIGSFTSKQLPFPSLSFDMIHSAWDGVEWDKKDGIHLIEVDRILRPGGYFVWTSPFANTPASVRDKESLKRWDFVRNIAIDLCWDLLSQQEKTVVWKKPNKKNCYASRKHGSGPLICKEGHDIESPYYHPLEACIGGTRSRRWFPIEERSTWPSRSTLSSKELAVHGVLSDDFTEDNLNWKSALREYWSLLSPLIFSDHPKRPGEEDPIPPYNMVRNVLDMNAHFGGFNSALLDARKSVWVMNVVPTSGVNHLPLILDRGFIGVLHDWCEAFPTYPRTYDMVHADGLLTLQTVKQSRCSLLDLFYEIDRLLRPEGWVILRDTAPLIESARIITARLKWEARVVEIENNNDEKLLVCQKPLIRSQANSL from the exons ATGTCCCGGCCACTTCATCGAGGTGTTTTAGGAGGGGGGAGACTTTCAGGGAATATTCAAGATTATTTAGAAGACTCTCAAATGAAGATTAAAACAGACAAAGAAGAATTCGATAAGAATTTAAAAGCATCATCTGATCAAGTGTCTTTATCTTTAAGAAATCCGTTCCAATTCTTATTTTCGGCAAACACACCATCCAAACAAGATGCCCTTGAAAATGGATTTGGTGTCTCTGATCCGTTTACCTCCACAACTTTAAGGAATCGCCATATACTAACTTTGCTTATTCTGAAGTTTAGTTTAGTTGTGATAGTGATCCTTGGTCTTACAATGTCGTTGTTGTGGACAATATCACTTACTAATGGTTCTAAAGGTCATATAGTCCGTGGGTATAGACGGCTGCAAGAACAGCTTGTGTCTGACTTATGGGATATTGGTGAGCTCTCACTCGGTGCCACTAGGTTCAAAGAGTCAGACTTTTGTTCTCCacaatatgaaaattttgtaccCTGTTTCAATATTAGTGAAAATCTTGAGGCGGGCTTAACCGAAGGGAAAGAGTTTGACCGTCGTTGTGGACCCATGTCAAAGCAGAACTGTTTAATTCTTGCTCCACCCAAGTACAAAATTCCTCATAGGTGGCCTACTGGGAGAGATGTGATCTGGATTGATAATGTCAAAATTACTGCACAGGAGGTACTTTCATCTGGAAGCTTGACAAAGAG GATGATGATGTTAGATGAAGATCAAATATCGTTTAGTTTTGCGTCTTCTATGGTAGATGATAATATAGAAGACTATTCTCATCAGATTGCAGAAATGATTGGTTTAAGAAATGAATCTTATCTTGTACAAGCTGGA GTGAGAACAGTATTAGATATAGGTTGTGGTTATGGTAGTTTAGGAGCACATCTATTTCCTAAACAACTTTTAACAATGTGTATTGCAAACTATGAGGCTTCAGGCAGTCAAGTTGAAATAGCTCTTGAACGTGGGCTCCCTGCAATAATTGGTTCCTTTACTTCTAAACAGTTACCATTCCCGTCACTTTCATTCGATATGATACACAGTGCATGGGATGGTGTTGAATGGGATAAAAAAG ATGGTATACATCTGATAGAGGTCGATCGAATTTTGAGGCCTGGCGGATACTTCGTGTGGACCTCACCTTTCGCTAACACGCCAGCTTCTGTTCGTGATAAagaaagtctgaaaagatgggATTTCGTGCGTAATATTGCTATAGATCTTTGCTGGGATCTATTATCACAACAAGAGAAAACAGTTGTGTGGAAAAAGCCGAACAAGAAGAATTGTTATGCTTCTAG GAAACATGGGTCAGGTCCTTTAATCTGCAAAGAGGGTCATGATATTGAATCTCCATATTATCATCCACTTGAAGCATGCATAGGAGGAACCCGGAGCCGGCGATGGTTTCCTATTGAAGAAAGATCAACATGGCCTTCTAGATCTACATTGAGCTCAAAGGAACTTGCGGTTCATG GCGTACTTTCAGACGACTTCACAGAAGATAACCTTAACTGGAAGTCAGCACTTCGAGAATATTGGTCTCTACTCTCCCCATTGATATTTTCGGATCATCCAAAGAGACCTGGTGAGGAGGATCCTATTCCGCCTTATAATATGGTCAGAAATGTGTTAGACATGAATGCCCATTTTGGCGGTTTTAATTCTGCATTATTGGATGCCAGAAAGTCTGTATGGGTGATGAATGTGGTCCCCACTAGTGGTGTCAACCATCTTCCTCTTATCCTAGACAGGGGATTCATTGGCGTGTTGCATGACTG GTGTGAAGCCTTCCCAACTTACCCTAGAACTTATGATATGGTGCATGCTGATGGACTTTTAACCCTGCAAACCGTTAAGCAGTCTCGTTGCAGCTTGCTGGATCTTTTTTACGAGATCGACCGGTTGCTTCGTCCAGAG GGTTGGGTGATACTACGTGATACTGCTCCTCTGATTGAATCAGCCAGAATCATCACAGCTAGATTAAAATGGGAAGCACGAGTTGTGGAAATCGAGAATAACAATGATGAAAAACTTCTCGTGTGCCAGAAACCTTTAATAAGGAGCCAAGCAAACTCATTATAA